The sequence TCCATTCAACTCATTTGCCCTTGCTCCGTTGGCAATAAGTAGTTCACAAACCTCAGAAGCATGCTTTTCTGAATAACTTCGCGCCACTTCATGTAAAGTTGTTTCCCCCGGTTTAGCACGGTACGGTTCATCGTCGTTGATCATACTTCCCGATTTGAGTTTCACATTGACATCCGCCCCTTTGTCTATCAGCATTTTCGTCAATTCCAAATACATTTCATGACTTTTTGGATGACCTTGAGCCGCCCCCCACGCCGCTGAATGCAATAAAGTCTCCCCCGTACGCTGCGTCTTGGCATTTACATCTGCCCCGGCGTCAATGAGCAATTGAGCAGCTTCCTTATTACTCGCCAAATGCAATGGTGTATGGTGGGTGTCATCGATCACTTTTACATTAGCTCCCCGATCAATCAGCAGCTTGATCATGGTCAGGTGACTCCCTTTCCAATCGGCGTTTACGGCATGGTGCAAGGGAGTCATGCCGGGTTCATCTTGCAAGTTTACGTTTCCGCCTTGATCAAGGAACTTTTTGACTGCCGCAAGGTTTCCAGCGGACACGTTATTCAGCAGGCGCGCCTCACCACGGCCTAAATAGACCGAATCTACATGAGGATTGCAGCCAAGCAAAAGAATGGACGTCAATAAAGTGGAAAGGATTGGTCGCAACGGTTGCTCCTTGGATGTTCGATGAGAAATGCGGAAGGATACCCGTCTCTATCTGGAAAAGCTTCGTGAATTCTGGCCAACTCTGGCTATTGTGGGATCCTCGCTGGATTGCTTTGCATTGCAAAGTAAGTGACTTTCAACGATTTGTCAAACTCAATCGAGACCCGCAACGGAATTCAAGTTACATTACCGTCGGTAAGTTTTGGTGCGATGACAACGTGTCGCATTTCGACAGGAAAGATCATCTCGGAGGTAGAAATTTGAAAATCGCTCGATTCTGTTTGATCTATTTAGCCGTCCTAAATGTTTTCGTGGCCAACCCGTCTCTCAAAGCAGATGATCCCGTGCCGACGACGTGGCGGAAGCATACGATTAATGACCGGTCGCCGTTTGAAGCCGTTGGAGTGGCCGACTTCAATGACGATGGCAAACTGGATGTGTTTAGCGGCGATTCCTGGTATGCGTCTCCAAACTGGGTGCGGCATCAAGTACGAGATGTTAAGCCGGGAACGAATCCGCACTACCATGAAGACTTCGCCGACGCGCCGATCGATGTGAACGGCGACGGTCGGATCGACATCGTGACGTGTGCGTACTTCAGCCGTCGCATCGCTTGGGTTGAACAACCCAAGGATCCAACCCAACCCTGGACCGAACATCTGATCGATACTCCAGGGTCAATGGAGACCAGCTATTTGGTCGATCTGTATGGCGATGGCACACCTGTCTATTTGCCCAATGTTGGCGGACAGGTCGTCTGGTACGAGCTGACATCGGCCATGCCGAAAGTGGAATGGAAGCAGCGTCGATTATCGCCGGAAGGAGCCGGACACGGTATCGGTCATGGAGACATCAACAGCGACGGTCGGATCGACATCATCACTCCGAAAGGCTGGTACGAACAGCCGGCCGATCGAAATGCCGACTGGAAGTTTCATGCTGAATTTGAACTGGAGGCGGCCAGTATTGAAATCATCGGACATGACTTTGACGGTGATGGAGATACCGATGTCGTCTGGGGAATGGGGCACCAATTCGGTCTGTACTGGCTGAAGCAATCGAAAGACGCGAGTGGAAAACGCATCTGGACGAAAGAAGATATTGATAGCGGTTTTTCGCAGGTTCACACGCTCCATCTGGCCGACTTCGACGGCGATGGCGAACAGGAGTTTGTCACGGGGAAACGCATTTATGCCCACGCGAGTGAACCCGGAGCCACTGCCCATCCGTGCATTTTTATCTACCGCTTTGATCGGAAGGCGTTGAAGTGGATGAAGACCATTGTCTACAAAGGTTACCCGGCTTCAAACGCTCCGGCAAATGCCAAACAGCGGGATGCTCTTAAAGATTTCCCACGCGGTTCCGCCGGGACAGGGCTGCAGATGGCGGTAAAGGATATGGACAACGATGGCGACATCGACATCGTTGCGCCTGGCAAGTCGGGCCTTTATTGGTTCGAGAACTTGCGGATCACGAAGTAAGCGGATTATCAAAATTCTTGAAGCGTGAACCGTGGCTCAATCGCTACACAATCCTTCCAGGAGTCGGTTTTTAACAACCGCGGCCACAGCCGCCGGCAGCGACCGATCTCGCAAGTCCTTAGCGAATTACTCTCCGCCGTCTGCATTCGGGGCCGTCTGCATTCGGGTTTGCACCCAGGGAAATTGGTGCAAACCGCTGTGAATTGTGGGTAATTGGGACGCCTCACCCAAGGCGAGGCGTGTTTCACGTTCTCCGCCGCCCTCAAGCTACAGGCTACAGCAATCGATCCAGGATCAGATTTGTGGATTCGGTGATCCGTTGGTCACGCGGACGCAGATCCGGATTGAAGGACTCGCCGGTGAGGTGCTGCAACCCCTGGATGTAGCGGACAGCGATTTCGTTTGCCTGTTCTTCGGTGAATTGCTGACCCTTCTCCTTGACCATGCCACGCGCGAATTCCTTGGAAAAGGAGACAGGCTTACCGTCGCGGGTGGAGACGTTCCCTGCTTCGTCGAGCCTCCAGAAACGCGACGAGTCCATGGTGTATAGTTCATCCGCAGATACGATGCGTCCTTCCGCATTGATCCCGTGCTCGGTCTTGGTATCAACTAGCACCATCCCCCTTTCGGCCAGGCACTGTGTCACGATACCAAACGCCATCAGAGAGGCATTGCGCATTTGGGCGTACTGGCCCTCGGTGCAGACGCCACTTTCGATGAGGTAGGCGACATCTGTGGTGCGGTCGACCTTCTCCTTAGTGCTTGGAGTGTCCATGAGGTACGGAAGCCGACCATTGGGTTCGAGAGTGGCGACGTCTAACTCGTGGCCGGCATACTGCATGATGTTCTTTCCCTCCTCCTTCGCGATCAGCCAATGTTGATAGAGCGAGGTGGAGGTCGAACTCTCTGCCATGAAAAGCCTGAGCACGTTTTCGACCATCAATAGTTTCAGGTTCTCGGCTGGGATCACGGTGGAAGCAGGCGAAAGGCCGTCGACTTCGAACTGCGAGGAGCCGAGCACTGGCTTCACCAGTCGGTGCATGTGATCGTGATTAAAGGCCAATACCTGGTCCTTAAAAGGAATCGCACCGCGGTTCACATCGTGGGTCGAGATGCGGTTATTTCGGAACATTAGGCGTATGGGCTTTCCGCACGACGTTTTTAGGTCGTCGCCAAACACGGAGTCGGACACCTTGCCTTCCAGCACCGTGCAGCCGCTGAGTCGCGGCAGTTCGCCATCGGCAATCAGTTTTTTGACCGGTCGGCCTTCATTTACCGCGGCCCCGTGGGCCGCTACCAGTTCGCGAATTTCCCGTTCATTTAGCATAGCAAAACCTGGACTGCTGAAGTTACATTTGGATTGGTTCGTTGGGACGCGGAATCGACAGATTTTTCACGTTCGTTCGCGCTGCGCACAGGGAACGTCAGGTGGTCGACTCGCGACAGCGACATGGCTGCCGGGACAACACTTGAACGTCCGGAAAAGTGCGGCCAACGAGATGAGGACATCGAGCTCCCAGCTCAGTGTCCCGGTCGGATTTTAGACGATGTTCTCCTCGAACAACAGGATCCCTGGAAGGGGGCCGCGAGGATTTCTTGCCGGATCTGGCCGCAGAAAAATCAGAAGGATAGGTCTGACCTGCCTCGCGTTCATTTTCCTGGCGAAAACTTAAGTCCCCGGTCGGCGGCTATTGCAAAGTCGGAGGCAGTAAGGAAATCGAATTGGGCAGACTTTTTCACGGCGGTGGAGATAAATCACTGGTCGAACATGACTGGCGGAACATGACGGGCTGGATGTTACGGGCTGGATGTTACGGGCAACGCCGAATTAGCCGGCACAGTGCACGTCCAGTTGATTGACGGCTTTGAACTCGCGGAAGAAATGTTGTTCAACTTTCTACGAGTTGGCGGCACGCTCACCGGTAAGTACGATGGACGGGGCGAAGGTGATCGAGTCGGTAACTACGGCGGTGAAGATCCGTTTATTTCGTGCGCCGGTGGTGATGGCAACGACGTGACGCTGTTCACCGCTCCCGAGCCGACCATCGTGCTAACCTGGTCCATGCTCATCGGACTGGCAATCCTGGTGCGGCGACGGCGCTGAGTCCGCTTCATCGTGTCACCATCCCCGTGTCACCATCCCCGTGTCACCATCCCCGTGTCACCATCCCCGTGTCACCATCCCCGTGTCACCATCCCCGTGTCACCGTCCCCGTGTCACCGTCCCCGTGTCACCGTCCCCGTGTCACCGTCCCCGTTTTATCCTCTCATTGACGAGGGGAGCGTTAAGCAAACTGAACAGTGGTGGACCAAATAAAAAGGTGGCTCTACAGGGAAGGCGGGCGTCCGGCCCTTCTGACTGCGACGTTGCAGTTGGTGGAGCCGGAGTTTGGTGTCTTCGGTGACGAACTCGCCTCGGGTAATATGCCCGTGCTTTTATCGTCGCGTGTTCATTTATCCCTTTGACTTGCGCTGGCGTCGCAGTGATGATGTGTTTGTCACTTCTGTTGACAGCCAGCGTTTGCCGGCGGAGGATGGTGGTCTCCCTCTTGGCCCGATTTGAGATATTTTCTTGGGGATGTGATTATGAAACGCTGTTTTTTTCTATTGGTTTTGTTGTCCTTTGTTTGTTTGGTTTCGGAGCTGAGTGCCACCGTCACCACACGACATTACGACTTTGAGGAAGGCGCTGCCGATGCTGCAGCAACGGAGCTGATCGACATAACCGACGTGCCGCTTCATGAGAATTCGGACGATTTTTTTGGCTGGGGAGGTCACATTTGGATTGAAGTCTCAGGGGTTGAAGCACGGCCATTGCCTGCAGGAAGCCTTGATGATTCCGTGGAGGATGCAGCACTTGTTAATCCATCGCTTGAATTGATTGAAGGCAATGGGCTGTACGTCAGTGTTTCCGATGGCTCCGAATTTGATAGCCCCGCAATCGGGAGTCAATTGGCAATACAATTAGACGGCAAGACCCGCTACGATGACTTCGAAACGGGAGTCGGTTCTCGAGGCGTCTATGTGAATCCAACAGCTCTTGCGGCGGGTCAAGATGTAGATGGCAATGTCTCTGAGAGTTACAACTTGATGACACAGGCCTGGGTTTATCCGCAAGAAAACACCGGTGAGAAACAAACCGTATGGCAGGCGGGAAGGGAGCAGGGATCTGTAAACATCACAGAGGATGGTTTTTGGCAGTTTGAAGACTTAGGTTCAGTTGGCGTCCTGAATTGCTCACAAGCTGATGGCCCGGATGTACCTTATTCGTGCGAAGAAGGAGAAGAAGAATTTCCTGTCGCGTTTAACGAATGGACTCATCTTGGCATCTACCGAGGCGGCAATGGGGCCGAAGTTTATCTGAACGGCGAACGCGTCGCGGGCAGCATCTCCCCGGATCCCCCGAACCATTTTGGAACTTTTGCCAATCACATTACGATTGGTGGCCGCGACGATGGAAGTAACGGGTTTATCGGCCTGATCGATGACTTCAAGGTTCAAGGTGAAGTGTCACTTGGAGCCCATGATATGGACATCAACTTGATCCCGTCCGTTATCGGTGACTACAACGAAAGTGGTGCCCTTGACGCTGGTGACTTGGACTTTATTTCACAGGCAATCATCGACGGAGAAAATACTGCCGACGCCGATGGTAACGGCATGACGGACGCAGCTGATCGCGTATTCTGGATCAACGAGCTGCAAGGTTCGTACGTTGGTGACTCGAACTTCGATGGTGAGTTCGGCAGTGGTGACCTTGTCCAAGTGTTCTCGGAAGGTAGGTATGAGACGAACGAAGCGGCCGGCTACGCTCAAGGTGACTGGGATGGCAACTTGCTATTTGACAGCGGTGACATTGTTGCAGCCTTTTCCGCTGGCGGATACGAGCAAGGTCCTCGCGCTGCGACCGCAGTCGTTCCGGAGCCAGCTGCTGCAAGTCTGCTGATGCTGGCTGGCATGTCGCTGCTCGGCCTACGTCGCCGCAGATAAGTTCGATCGGTCTCGCGTCGCGCATCTGTGCGATGTTCAGATACCATAGATCTGTAAGAAAAACAGCGAGCGCCCTGGCAGATTTGCCGGGGCGTTTTGCGTTGTTGCCGGCATGCATCGATCAGCTTGAGGCGAGCGTAGAGTTGCTTCTTACAAATCGATCTGCGCGCAAAACGCGTGAGCTGTTTGGTCGAACTGCTAAGGTCAGACGCGGAGCGTTACCAATCCGCCGAATTACGGGGATTGGCTTCCTCATCGCTCCATGGATCCTTCTACTCTGACGCCAGATGCGAGCAGAAAAGACCGGAAAACCGAAAAGCAAGGCCGACCCCGACGAAAGCCTCGCCTTGACCATCAGGCGTCCCTGCTGCAGTTAGTTGAACTGGAGACGATCGACCGTGAACGGCGTTCCGCCGAGCGTCGACTCAAGGCAGCTAAGTTCCCCTGCTACAAAACGCTCGACGAGTTCGACTATGCGGCGGCCAAGGCAATCAACAAGCTCTTGGTACTGGAGCTGATGCGTGGCGACTCTCTTGTCGCGCGCGAGAATATTTTGCTAGTTGGCGACAAACGAATCTTCTACAAGCGGCAATTTTTTCGTTCGTTTCAAGCCGGTGCCGGCGGATTGAGCGATGGCACTTAGGCGCCGAGATGCTCGATACGTGGTTTCGGCTGGAGCTGAGGAGGACAGTATCATCTTCCAAGCAACGTAATTAGCGAGTTCTGCCGATGGCAAACTGTTTCCGAATCCACTCCAT comes from Pirellulaceae bacterium and encodes:
- a CDS encoding ankyrin repeat domain-containing protein, with amino-acid sequence MRPILSTLLTSILLLGCNPHVDSVYLGRGEARLLNNVSAGNLAAVKKFLDQGGNVNLQDEPGMTPLHHAVNADWKGSHLTMIKLLIDRGANVKVIDDTHHTPLHLASNKEAAQLLIDAGADVNAKTQRTGETLLHSAAWGAAQGHPKSHEMYLELTKMLIDKGADVNVKLKSGSMINDDEPYRAKPGETTLHEVARSYSEKHASEVCELLIANGARANELNGKGQTPLDEALANGRNKTAEFLRKYGAKTREELTTEVK
- a CDS encoding VCBS repeat-containing protein; this encodes MNSGQLWLLWDPRWIALHCKVSDFQRFVKLNRDPQRNSSYITVGKFWCDDNVSHFDRKDHLGGRNLKIARFCLIYLAVLNVFVANPSLKADDPVPTTWRKHTINDRSPFEAVGVADFNDDGKLDVFSGDSWYASPNWVRHQVRDVKPGTNPHYHEDFADAPIDVNGDGRIDIVTCAYFSRRIAWVEQPKDPTQPWTEHLIDTPGSMETSYLVDLYGDGTPVYLPNVGGQVVWYELTSAMPKVEWKQRRLSPEGAGHGIGHGDINSDGRIDIITPKGWYEQPADRNADWKFHAEFELEAASIEIIGHDFDGDGDTDVVWGMGHQFGLYWLKQSKDASGKRIWTKEDIDSGFSQVHTLHLADFDGDGEQEFVTGKRIYAHASEPGATAHPCIFIYRFDRKALKWMKTIVYKGYPASNAPANAKQRDALKDFPRGSAGTGLQMAVKDMDNDGDIDIVAPGKSGLYWFENLRITK
- a CDS encoding phosphoribosylaminoimidazolesuccinocarboxamide synthase, coding for MLNEREIRELVAAHGAAVNEGRPVKKLIADGELPRLSGCTVLEGKVSDSVFGDDLKTSCGKPIRLMFRNNRISTHDVNRGAIPFKDQVLAFNHDHMHRLVKPVLGSSQFEVDGLSPASTVIPAENLKLLMVENVLRLFMAESSTSTSLYQHWLIAKEEGKNIMQYAGHELDVATLEPNGRLPYLMDTPSTKEKVDRTTDVAYLIESGVCTEGQYAQMRNASLMAFGIVTQCLAERGMVLVDTKTEHGINAEGRIVSADELYTMDSSRFWRLDEAGNVSTRDGKPVSFSKEFARGMVKEKGQQFTEEQANEIAVRYIQGLQHLTGESFNPDLRPRDQRITESTNLILDRLL
- a CDS encoding MYXO-CTERM domain-containing protein yields the protein MHVQLIDGFELAEEMLFNFLRVGGTLTGKYDGRGEGDRVGNYGGEDPFISCAGGDGNDVTLFTAPEPTIVLTWSMLIGLAILVRRRR
- a CDS encoding PEP-CTERM sorting domain-containing protein (PEP-CTERM proteins occur, often in large numbers, in the proteomes of bacteria that also encode an exosortase, a predicted intramembrane cysteine proteinase. The presence of a PEP-CTERM domain at a protein's C-terminus predicts cleavage within the sorting domain, followed by covalent anchoring to some some component of the (usually Gram-negative) cell surface. Many PEP-CTERM proteins exhibit an unusual sequence composition that includes large numbers of potential glycosylation sites. Expression of one such protein has been shown restore the ability of a bacterium to form floc, a type of biofilm.) produces the protein MKRCFFLLVLLSFVCLVSELSATVTTRHYDFEEGAADAAATELIDITDVPLHENSDDFFGWGGHIWIEVSGVEARPLPAGSLDDSVEDAALVNPSLELIEGNGLYVSVSDGSEFDSPAIGSQLAIQLDGKTRYDDFETGVGSRGVYVNPTALAAGQDVDGNVSESYNLMTQAWVYPQENTGEKQTVWQAGREQGSVNITEDGFWQFEDLGSVGVLNCSQADGPDVPYSCEEGEEEFPVAFNEWTHLGIYRGGNGAEVYLNGERVAGSISPDPPNHFGTFANHITIGGRDDGSNGFIGLIDDFKVQGEVSLGAHDMDINLIPSVIGDYNESGALDAGDLDFISQAIIDGENTADADGNGMTDAADRVFWINELQGSYVGDSNFDGEFGSGDLVQVFSEGRYETNEAAGYAQGDWDGNLLFDSGDIVAAFSAGGYEQGPRAATAVVPEPAAASLLMLAGMSLLGLRRRR
- a CDS encoding ATP-binding protein; this encodes MDPSTLTPDASRKDRKTEKQGRPRRKPRLDHQASLLQLVELETIDRERRSAERRLKAAKFPCYKTLDEFDYAAAKAINKLLVLELMRGDSLVARENILLVGDKRIFYKRQFFRSFQAGAGGLSDGT